The genomic region GAAGAAATGAGCGGGCTTTATGGAAAGGCAGCGATCGGTCATGTTCGTTATGCGACAGCGGGTGGCGGTGGCTATGAAAATGTGCAGCCACTATTATTCCGTTCCCAAAGTGGTGGATTAGCTTTAGCTCATAATGGAAACTTGGTAAATGCAAATGCATTAAAACATCAGCTAGAAGGTCAAGGTAGTATTTTTCAGACAACATCTGATACAGAGGTATTAGCGCACTTAATTAAACGTGGTGGTAATTTACCTCTAAATGAAAGAATGAAGAATGCCCTGTCGATGCTTAAGGGTGCCTATGCATTTTTAGTGATGACAGAGGACCAAATGATGATTGCTCTTGATCCATTAGGAATGCGTCCACTTTCACTTGGTCGTTTAGGCGATGCTTATGTAGTGGCTTCTGAAACGTGTGCATTTGATGTTGTCGGTGCAACATATGAGCGTGAGGTAGAACCAGGAGAACTAATTATTATTTCTGATGAAGGAATTCGTTCAGAGCGTTTCTCTGGCTTCCAAAGTAGAGCCATTTGTAGTATGGAATATATATATTTTGCAAGACCTGATAGTAATGTGGACCGTATCAATGTTCACAGTGCAAGAAAAAGCTTAGGCAGATGGCTAGCTCTAGAAGCACCAGCTGAAGCTGATGTGGTTACTGGTGTTCCTGATTCTAGTATTTCAGCAGCAATTGGTTATGCAGAAGCAATGGGAATTCCCTATGAAATTGGTTTGATTAAGAACCGCTATGTAGGGCGCACCTTCATTCAGCCTTCACAATCACTACGTGAACAAGGCGTGAAAATGAAGCTGTCTCCAGTACGAGGGATAGTAGAAGGTAAGCGTGTCGTGATGGTTGATGATTCAATTGTTCGTGGTACAACAAGCCGCCGAATTGTAAACATGCTTCGTCACGCAGGTGCAACTGAAGTTCATGTAAGAATCAGTTCACCTCCTATTAAAAATCCATGCTACTATGGAATCGATACCTCAACAAGAGAGGAACTGATTGCATCCTCAAGATCAGTCGAAGAAATTCGCCAAATCATAGGAGCCGATTCACTCTCATTTATAAGTAATGAAGGCTTGCTAAATGCAATCGGAAGACCAGATCAAGATGAAAACAAAGGGCAATGCCTAGCCTGCTTCACAGGCAAATACCCAACTGAAATATACCCAGATACCTTACACCCGCATGAAAAATGCTAGAAGTGTACTGACAATAACTTCTTTAATGACTTCTTTAGCCCTTTAAAGCATCGGGGGCCAGGCCCCCGGTGCTTTAAAGTGGCAAAGTGGATTGAAGTGACGTATTTTAGTTATAAATAAAAAATATTACTAGATAAAGCGACGGGTACGTCGCTTTATGGCTATTGGGGGATGGACGGACGATGGCGAACTCGTATAAGGAAGCTGGAGTTGACATAGAGGCAGGTTATGAA from Bacillus mesophilus harbors:
- the purF gene encoding amidophosphoribosyltransferase translates to MLAELKGLNEECGIFGIWGHPDSAQITYYGLHSLQHRGQEGAGIVVTDGEKLNTIKGTGLVTEVFKQEEMSGLYGKAAIGHVRYATAGGGGYENVQPLLFRSQSGGLALAHNGNLVNANALKHQLEGQGSIFQTTSDTEVLAHLIKRGGNLPLNERMKNALSMLKGAYAFLVMTEDQMMIALDPLGMRPLSLGRLGDAYVVASETCAFDVVGATYEREVEPGELIIISDEGIRSERFSGFQSRAICSMEYIYFARPDSNVDRINVHSARKSLGRWLALEAPAEADVVTGVPDSSISAAIGYAEAMGIPYEIGLIKNRYVGRTFIQPSQSLREQGVKMKLSPVRGIVEGKRVVMVDDSIVRGTTSRRIVNMLRHAGATEVHVRISSPPIKNPCYYGIDTSTREELIASSRSVEEIRQIIGADSLSFISNEGLLNAIGRPDQDENKGQCLACFTGKYPTEIYPDTLHPHEKC